The proteins below are encoded in one region of Aequorivita iocasae:
- a CDS encoding universal stress protein, whose product MKRILVPTDFSEQAENALKVAITLAKKHKSEIFVLHSMEMPLHLATSSDSGSLPESLFFIKLAEKRFAELREKEYLKDVAVNETIGHNEIYEDIEEACKKNDIDLIVMGSNGASGFKEMFVGSNTEKVVRTSKTPVLVIKNNHQQFNVKDFVFATDFSEEGRGALDKAQKFAKKVGAKMHLLFVNTPGDFKTSVQAQSIMESFVRGMGVENYTLNIYNDTSVEKGILNFAKYINAQLIGMGTHGRKGISHFFNGSISEDMVNHANMPVITFKI is encoded by the coding sequence ATGAAACGTATCCTCGTCCCAACTGATTTCTCCGAGCAGGCTGAAAATGCACTAAAAGTAGCAATAACCCTTGCGAAAAAGCACAAGAGCGAAATATTCGTACTCCATTCTATGGAAATGCCGCTACACCTAGCTACTTCAAGCGATTCTGGAAGTTTGCCCGAGTCGTTGTTTTTTATAAAATTAGCTGAAAAGCGTTTTGCCGAATTGCGCGAAAAAGAATATTTAAAAGATGTAGCGGTAAATGAGACCATTGGCCACAATGAAATATATGAAGATATTGAGGAAGCTTGCAAAAAAAATGATATTGACCTGATTGTAATGGGCTCTAATGGAGCCAGTGGTTTTAAGGAAATGTTTGTGGGAAGCAATACCGAAAAAGTGGTCAGGACTTCTAAAACCCCCGTGCTAGTAATAAAAAACAATCACCAGCAATTTAATGTAAAAGATTTTGTTTTCGCGACCGATTTTTCAGAAGAAGGCCGCGGAGCTTTAGACAAAGCACAAAAATTTGCCAAGAAAGTGGGCGCAAAAATGCATTTGCTGTTTGTGAATACCCCTGGCGATTTTAAAACTTCGGTGCAGGCACAAAGTATCATGGAAAGTTTTGTGAGAGGAATGGGAGTTGAAAATTACACACTCAATATTTATAATGACACTTCCGTAGAAAAGGGAATTCTCAATTTTGCCAAATACATTAACGCGCAACTTATAGGAATGGGCACCCACGGTCGCAAAGGCATTTCGCACTTCTTCAATGGCAGTATTAGTGAAGATATGGTAAACCACGCCAATATGCCGGTTATTACTTTTAAAATTTAG
- the rimP gene encoding ribosome assembly cofactor RimP produces MMREKVAKLLENALEENKSLFLIDLNISEDNQIRVILDGDKGVTVEDCIAVSRAIEHNLDREEYDFSLEVMSAGVSEPLTLPRQYKKNIGRTLKIKTKNDEKIEGELTAANDDSFTLKWSAREPKPVGKGKVTVQKEATLPYKDIMEAKVMITF; encoded by the coding sequence ATGATGCGTGAAAAAGTAGCAAAACTGCTGGAAAATGCGCTGGAAGAAAACAAATCACTGTTTTTGATCGACCTAAATATTTCTGAAGACAACCAAATAAGGGTCATCCTGGACGGCGATAAAGGCGTTACGGTAGAAGATTGTATTGCGGTTAGCCGTGCCATAGAGCACAATCTGGACCGTGAGGAATATGATTTTTCTTTGGAAGTAATGTCTGCTGGAGTTTCCGAGCCATTGACATTGCCCAGGCAGTACAAAAAGAATATAGGAAGAACCCTAAAGATTAAAACCAAAAACGACGAAAAGATTGAAGGCGAGTTAACCGCCGCAAACGATGATAGCTTTACCCTAAAATGGTCTGCGCGCGAGCCAAAGCCCGTTGGCAAAGGAAAAGTAACCGTTCAAAAAGAGGCAACCTTGCCCTACAAAGATATTATGGAAGCAAAAGTGATGATAACATTTTAA
- a CDS encoding c-type cytochrome: MKKVNFIHLRSKLPLLLLVFLLTFSTTIYSQDAPTEVSAEASAEVAAGSGGDVAAGEALFKSNCAACHKLDKKAVGPALRGVGEKYDRDWLYKWIHNSQALIAAGDAQAVKLFEENNKAVMTAFPALSETDIDNILAYTDQPKAEPVAATGAEATTTNTGNDGGSVSNTLVIAALGLIFLLLVIMLYLVTNTLKRIAEANGVVYEEKEKRLPIWKAFVQNQFLVLVFSIFLMLSAGYFAYGYMMQVGVDQGYAPVQPIHYSHKIHAGDNQIDCNFCHSSARKSKHSGIPSLNVCMNCHKNISEVAPETATAEYSKEFYDGEIAKLYKAVGWDPAEQKYTGKTEPVKWVRIHNLPDFAYFNHSQHVTVAGIACQTCHGEIQEMEIVEQFAPLTMGWCINCHRETNVNLANNEYYAKIHEELSKKYGIEKVTIAELGGTECGKCHY, from the coding sequence ATGAAAAAGGTGAATTTTATACATCTACGCTCAAAATTGCCACTTCTTTTGTTAGTGTTTTTACTAACTTTTTCTACTACCATATATTCCCAAGATGCTCCTACAGAGGTTTCAGCCGAAGCTTCTGCAGAGGTTGCTGCTGGTTCTGGAGGTGATGTTGCCGCAGGTGAGGCTTTGTTTAAATCCAATTGTGCTGCTTGTCATAAATTGGATAAAAAGGCAGTTGGCCCGGCACTTAGAGGTGTTGGTGAAAAATATGACCGTGATTGGTTATACAAGTGGATCCATAATAGTCAAGCGCTTATTGCCGCTGGAGATGCTCAGGCGGTAAAACTTTTTGAAGAAAATAATAAAGCTGTGATGACAGCATTCCCTGCGCTATCTGAAACAGATATTGATAATATTCTTGCTTATACAGATCAGCCAAAAGCTGAGCCCGTGGCTGCCACAGGAGCCGAAGCTACAACTACAAATACCGGCAATGATGGGGGTTCTGTGTCTAATACCTTAGTCATCGCGGCTTTAGGTCTTATTTTCTTGCTGCTGGTTATCATGCTCTACTTGGTTACCAATACTTTAAAGCGAATTGCTGAGGCAAACGGAGTTGTTTATGAAGAAAAAGAAAAACGGTTGCCAATTTGGAAAGCATTTGTGCAAAACCAATTCTTGGTTTTGGTTTTTTCAATATTTCTAATGCTTTCAGCTGGATATTTCGCTTATGGTTATATGATGCAGGTGGGTGTTGACCAGGGTTATGCTCCTGTGCAGCCTATTCACTATTCACATAAAATCCACGCAGGCGATAATCAGATTGATTGTAATTTCTGCCACAGTTCTGCGAGAAAAAGTAAGCATTCGGGCATCCCTTCTTTAAATGTTTGTATGAATTGCCACAAAAATATTTCTGAAGTAGCTCCCGAAACTGCAACAGCAGAATATTCAAAAGAATTTTATGACGGCGAGATTGCTAAGCTATACAAAGCCGTAGGTTGGGATCCCGCTGAGCAAAAATATACAGGTAAGACTGAGCCTGTAAAGTGGGTGCGTATCCACAATTTGCCGGATTTTGCATATTTTAACCATTCACAGCACGTAACCGTTGCTGGCATTGCTTGTCAAACGTGCCACGGAGAGATCCAAGAAATGGAAATTGTTGAGCAATTTGCGCCCCTTACCATGGGTTGGTGTATCAATTGCCACAGAGAGACTAATGTAAATTTGGCTAACAATGAGTATTACGCCAAGATACACGAAGAACTTTCCAAGAAATATGGTATTGAAAAAGTCACAATTGCCGAATTGGGTGGGACTGAATGTGGAAAATGTCATTATTAA
- a CDS encoding SPOR domain-containing protein — MSPQSYSKLIVISILTLFLSGKSFAQNASLTINTDPKITQLLELKKDLEKENKLSDGYTIQLYYGELDKANQILRKYRGSYGNWPASIEYETPNYKVWAGNFASRIEAERALLEIQKSFSSAFILKPDRRK; from the coding sequence ATGAGCCCACAATCGTATTCCAAACTTATTGTTATCAGCATTTTAACACTTTTTCTTTCCGGCAAAAGCTTTGCCCAAAATGCATCGTTAACCATAAATACAGATCCCAAAATAACCCAATTATTGGAACTAAAGAAAGATTTAGAAAAAGAAAACAAGCTTTCTGACGGCTACACAATACAATTGTATTATGGAGAATTGGACAAAGCAAACCAAATTTTAAGAAAATATCGTGGCAGTTACGGCAACTGGCCCGCTTCCATTGAATATGAAACACCCAACTATAAAGTGTGGGCAGGAAATTTTGCCTCAAGAATTGAAGCAGAGAGAGCACTTCTTGAAATTCAGAAAAGCTTTTCTTCGGCGTTCATCTTAAAACCTGACAGAAGAAAATAA
- the infB gene encoding translation initiation factor IF-2: MAEVKTKRLSQVLREFNISLDRAVEFLSSKGFDVDASPNTKITGEEYEVLFEEFETDKSKKVASKEVGEEKRKEKEELRLERERELEEKQKKEESSRVIKAEAKLDGPKQVGKIDLDAKKTKKEEPKAEEKPVEAKKEDKPEPVVEKPKVEKKETEETKPVAPVNEEKEKKEEIPTATKTPTAKEEPKEQPAKESDTVTTQYRKLDGPNFTGQKIDLTQFKKPEKKKETKSDDKKDKKGKRRRISKETNKGGGTNFKDNRGAGRKGRSSTPKEEPSEEEVQKQVRETLEKLQGKSSKGKGAKYRREKRDTHRQKSEDELAQQEADSKLIKVTEFVTANEMATMMDVPVTKIISACMSLGMMVTMNQRLDAETLSIVAEEFGYEVEFVTADIEESIDREVDAPEDLEPRAPIVTVMGHVDHGKTSLLDYIRKENVIAGESGGITQHIGAYGVELEGGQKIAFLDTPGHEAFTAMRARGAQVTDLAIIVVAADDDIMPQTKEAISHAQAASVPIVFAINKIDKPNANPDKIKEGLANMNLLVEDWGGKIQSHDISAKTGEGVKELLEKVLLEAELLELTANPNRQANGTVVEAFLDKGRGYVSTVLVQGGTLKVGDYVLAGQHSGKVKAMQDERGNNVKEAGPSTPVSVLGLDGAPQAGDKFNVFEDEREAKSIATKRTQLQREQSVRTQRHITLDEIGRRIALGDFKELNIILKGDVDGSVEALTDSLLKLSTEEIQVNIIHKAVGPITESDVLLASASDAIIIGFNVRPMGNARQIADKEEIDIRTYSIIYDAINDVKDAMEGMLSPEMKEEITGTAEIRETFKISKVGTIAGCMVLTGKIFRNSGIRLIREGVVVYTGELASLKRFKDDVKEVAKGYDCGIQIKNYNDIYENDIIEAFQEVAVKKKLK; the protein is encoded by the coding sequence ATGGCTGAAGTAAAAACGAAAAGACTAAGTCAGGTATTACGTGAGTTCAACATCTCGTTGGATCGAGCCGTGGAATTTTTAAGTTCCAAGGGATTCGATGTGGACGCAAGCCCCAATACCAAAATAACGGGAGAAGAATACGAAGTCCTTTTTGAAGAGTTTGAAACCGACAAGAGTAAAAAAGTAGCTTCCAAAGAAGTAGGCGAAGAAAAGCGCAAGGAAAAAGAAGAACTTCGTTTGGAGCGCGAGCGTGAACTGGAAGAAAAACAGAAAAAAGAAGAATCTTCACGCGTAATAAAAGCCGAAGCAAAACTTGATGGCCCAAAGCAGGTAGGTAAAATCGACCTCGACGCAAAAAAAACCAAAAAGGAAGAGCCTAAAGCAGAGGAGAAACCTGTTGAAGCCAAAAAAGAAGACAAGCCAGAACCTGTAGTTGAAAAGCCGAAGGTAGAGAAGAAAGAAACGGAAGAAACAAAGCCAGTTGCTCCCGTGAACGAAGAAAAGGAGAAAAAAGAGGAAATACCTACAGCAACAAAAACCCCAACTGCCAAAGAAGAACCCAAAGAGCAACCTGCAAAAGAGTCAGATACTGTTACCACCCAATATCGTAAACTTGATGGGCCTAATTTTACGGGTCAAAAGATAGATCTTACCCAGTTCAAAAAACCCGAAAAGAAAAAAGAGACCAAGTCTGACGATAAAAAAGATAAAAAAGGCAAAAGACGCCGTATAAGTAAAGAAACCAACAAAGGTGGCGGTACTAACTTTAAAGACAATCGCGGAGCTGGCAGAAAGGGCCGAAGCAGCACTCCAAAAGAAGAGCCGAGCGAGGAAGAAGTACAAAAACAAGTACGTGAAACCTTAGAAAAACTTCAAGGAAAATCTTCTAAAGGAAAAGGAGCAAAATACCGTCGCGAAAAAAGGGATACACACCGTCAAAAATCTGAGGACGAGCTTGCACAGCAGGAAGCAGATAGCAAACTGATTAAAGTTACCGAGTTTGTAACAGCTAATGAAATGGCAACGATGATGGATGTTCCCGTTACCAAAATTATTTCAGCCTGTATGAGCTTGGGAATGATGGTGACCATGAATCAGCGCCTAGATGCTGAGACCCTTAGTATTGTTGCCGAAGAATTTGGTTATGAAGTAGAATTTGTAACAGCTGACATTGAAGAATCTATAGATCGAGAAGTTGATGCGCCAGAAGATCTAGAGCCACGTGCGCCGATTGTTACCGTAATGGGTCACGTTGACCATGGTAAAACTTCGCTTTTGGACTACATTCGTAAGGAAAATGTTATAGCTGGTGAGTCTGGTGGAATTACCCAGCACATTGGAGCCTACGGAGTTGAACTGGAAGGGGGGCAAAAAATAGCATTCCTTGATACTCCTGGTCACGAAGCGTTTACCGCGATGCGTGCCCGTGGGGCACAGGTTACTGACCTTGCAATAATTGTAGTTGCAGCAGATGATGATATTATGCCACAAACTAAGGAAGCCATTAGCCATGCACAAGCAGCTAGCGTTCCAATAGTTTTTGCAATCAATAAAATAGATAAGCCCAACGCAAATCCAGATAAGATAAAAGAAGGGCTTGCCAATATGAATCTTTTGGTGGAAGATTGGGGCGGAAAGATACAATCGCACGACATTTCAGCAAAAACTGGAGAGGGCGTAAAAGAATTACTTGAAAAAGTATTGCTTGAAGCTGAATTACTCGAGCTAACGGCAAATCCGAACCGTCAGGCAAATGGTACCGTAGTAGAAGCATTTCTTGACAAAGGTCGGGGTTATGTTTCTACAGTTTTGGTTCAAGGCGGAACACTTAAAGTTGGTGATTATGTACTTGCCGGCCAACACAGTGGTAAAGTTAAAGCTATGCAGGATGAGCGTGGCAATAATGTAAAGGAAGCAGGTCCCTCAACCCCGGTCTCGGTACTTGGTTTGGATGGAGCGCCTCAGGCGGGTGACAAGTTTAACGTTTTTGAGGATGAGCGTGAAGCAAAATCAATCGCTACAAAACGTACACAATTGCAACGTGAACAGTCTGTTAGAACACAACGACACATTACGCTCGATGAAATAGGAAGACGTATCGCTCTTGGTGATTTCAAGGAATTGAACATTATTCTTAAAGGTGATGTGGACGGTTCTGTGGAAGCGTTGACAGATTCGTTGTTGAAACTTTCTACTGAAGAAATTCAGGTTAATATAATCCACAAAGCAGTTGGGCCTATTACCGAAAGTGATGTGCTTCTCGCTTCAGCATCTGATGCTATCATTATAGGCTTCAACGTTCGCCCAATGGGTAATGCACGCCAAATTGCAGATAAAGAAGAAATAGACATCCGTACCTATTCCATCATTTACGATGCAATTAACGACGTAAAAGATGCTATGGAAGGAATGCTTTCACCAGAAATGAAGGAAGAAATTACCGGTACGGCTGAAATTCGTGAGACATTCAAGATCTCTAAAGTGGGAACCATTGCAGGCTGTATGGTTTTAACTGGGAAAATATTCCGAAACTCTGGCATCCGCCTTATCCGCGAAGGAGTAGTGGTTTACACAGGAGAACTTGCTTCCTTAAAACGCTTTAAGGATGATGTGAAGGAAGTTGCTAAAGGATATGATTGCGGTATCCAGATCAAAAATTATAATGACATTTATGAAAACGATATTATTGAGGCTTTCCAGGAAGTTGCTGTGAAGAAAAAGCTGAAATAA
- the nusA gene encoding transcription termination factor NusA — MENLALIDSFSEFKDDKQIDRVTLMAILEEVFRNALKKKYGSDDNFDIIVNPDKGDLEIWRNRVVVADGEVEDPNEEISLSAAQKIEPDFEIGEDVSEEVKLIDLGRRSILALRQNLISKIHEHDNTIIYKQFKDLEGEIYTAEVHHIRHRAVILLDDEGNEIILPKEKQIPSDFFRKGDNVRGIIESVDLKGNKPTIIMSRANPVFLEKLFEQEIPEVFDGLITVKKVVRIPGEKAKVAVDSYDDRIDPVGACVGMKGSRIHGIVRELGNENIDVINYTSNLNLYITRALSPAKVTSIKIDEEKKRAEVILRPEEVSKAIGRGGHNIRLAGQLTGYEIDVLREGAEEDVELSEFSDEIEGWIIEEFHKIGLDTAKSVLEHDINDLVKRTDLEEETIRDVINILKEEFEE, encoded by the coding sequence ATGGAAAATTTAGCACTGATCGATTCTTTTTCAGAATTTAAAGACGATAAACAAATAGACAGAGTAACGCTAATGGCGATACTTGAGGAAGTTTTCAGAAACGCACTGAAAAAGAAATATGGAAGTGATGACAACTTTGATATTATCGTAAACCCTGATAAGGGCGATCTTGAAATATGGAGAAACCGCGTAGTTGTAGCCGATGGAGAAGTGGAAGATCCAAACGAGGAAATTTCATTGAGCGCAGCCCAAAAAATAGAGCCCGATTTTGAAATTGGGGAAGATGTTTCGGAAGAAGTAAAACTTATAGACCTTGGCCGCCGTTCCATTTTGGCACTGCGCCAAAACCTTATTTCAAAAATTCACGAGCACGATAACACAATAATTTATAAGCAGTTTAAAGATCTTGAAGGGGAAATTTACACCGCCGAGGTACACCATATCCGTCACCGTGCCGTTATTCTTTTAGATGATGAAGGCAACGAGATAATTCTTCCGAAGGAAAAACAAATACCTTCAGATTTTTTCAGAAAAGGAGACAATGTACGTGGAATCATTGAAAGTGTTGACCTAAAAGGAAACAAGCCAACTATCATTATGAGTCGTGCAAATCCAGTTTTTCTTGAAAAATTATTTGAGCAGGAAATTCCAGAAGTTTTTGACGGTTTGATCACTGTTAAAAAAGTAGTTCGTATTCCTGGTGAAAAAGCAAAAGTAGCCGTAGATTCTTACGACGATCGTATTGACCCCGTAGGTGCCTGTGTAGGTATGAAGGGTTCCCGAATCCACGGGATAGTTCGTGAGTTAGGCAATGAAAATATAGACGTTATCAATTATACGTCAAACCTTAACCTTTATATAACACGTGCGTTGAGCCCGGCTAAAGTAACTTCCATTAAAATTGATGAAGAGAAAAAACGTGCTGAGGTTATTCTTCGCCCAGAAGAAGTAAGCAAGGCAATTGGCCGCGGCGGGCACAACATTCGTCTTGCCGGTCAGTTGACAGGGTATGAGATAGACGTGCTTCGCGAAGGAGCCGAAGAAGATGTGGAATTGAGCGAATTCTCTGATGAAATAGAAGGCTGGATTATCGAGGAATTCCACAAAATAGGTTTGGATACCGCCAAAAGCGTATTGGAGCACGACATCAATGATTTGGTAAAACGTACCGATCTAGAAGAAGAAACAATACGTGACGTTATAAATATATTAAAAGAAGAATTTGAAGAGTAG
- a CDS encoding phenylacetate--CoA ligase family protein: MIPEIEKASTAEIKTFQEEKLKETLQYLDENSPFYKRFFKENNIQISEIKTLEDIQKIPVTTKDHLQQFNNDFICVPKSEIIDYVTTSGTLGDPVTFALTDADLERLAYNEAISFACCGVGKEDTLQLMTTMDRRFMAGLAYFLGARKLGSGIIRVGSGIPELQWDSILKFKPTYLITVPSFLLKLIEYAQQHEIDLKNTGVKAAICIGEPIREQDFSLNILAKKIKKDWDIELFSTYASTEMSTAFNECEMHNGGHHHPELIIAEILDDNNFPVSEGEVGELTITTLGVEAMPLLRFKTGDMVQAYNEPCECGRKTLRLGPVVGRKKQMIKYKGTTLYPPAMYNILNDFSGIESYVIEIFHNELGTDEILIKIASQNISEELLLEIKDHFRAKLRVAPKIEFATFEEIEALRFPPLSRKPMNLIDRRA; the protein is encoded by the coding sequence ATGATTCCAGAAATAGAGAAAGCTTCAACAGCAGAAATTAAAACATTTCAAGAAGAAAAATTGAAAGAGACTCTTCAATATTTGGATGAAAATTCTCCTTTCTATAAACGCTTTTTCAAAGAGAATAACATTCAGATTTCAGAAATAAAAACGTTGGAAGATATTCAAAAGATTCCAGTTACAACAAAAGATCATCTTCAGCAATTCAACAATGATTTTATATGTGTCCCAAAATCTGAAATCATAGATTATGTAACTACTTCGGGAACTTTGGGCGATCCCGTAACCTTTGCCTTGACCGATGCAGATTTGGAGCGTTTGGCATATAACGAAGCGATTTCCTTTGCGTGTTGCGGGGTAGGAAAAGAAGATACGCTACAATTAATGACCACGATGGACCGCCGTTTTATGGCCGGATTGGCCTATTTTTTGGGCGCGCGAAAGCTTGGCTCGGGCATTATCCGCGTGGGTTCGGGAATTCCGGAGTTGCAGTGGGATTCTATATTAAAGTTTAAGCCAACCTATTTAATTACGGTTCCGTCTTTTCTTTTGAAGTTAATTGAATATGCGCAACAGCACGAAATAGATTTGAAAAATACGGGCGTAAAAGCGGCAATCTGCATAGGCGAACCCATTCGCGAGCAGGATTTTTCACTGAATATTTTGGCAAAAAAAATAAAAAAGGATTGGGATATTGAACTGTTTTCAACCTATGCTTCCACGGAAATGAGTACGGCTTTCAACGAATGTGAAATGCACAACGGCGGCCACCACCATCCAGAACTTATAATCGCTGAAATTCTTGATGATAATAATTTCCCAGTTTCCGAAGGTGAAGTGGGCGAATTGACAATAACCACTTTGGGTGTTGAGGCTATGCCCTTGCTGCGTTTTAAAACGGGCGATATGGTTCAAGCATATAATGAACCATGTGAATGTGGCAGAAAAACGCTGCGGTTGGGCCCCGTTGTTGGCCGCAAAAAGCAGATGATAAAATATAAGGGAACAACGCTTTATCCGCCTGCGATGTATAATATTCTAAATGATTTTTCGGGAATAGAAAGCTATGTGATTGAAATTTTCCACAACGAATTGGGCACGGATGAAATTTTAATAAAAATAGCTTCACAAAATATTTCAGAGGAATTATTGCTGGAAATAAAAGATCATTTCCGCGCAAAACTTCGAGTGGCGCCAAAGATTGAATTTGCAACATTCGAAGAGATTGAAGCCCTTCGCTTTCCGCCCTTAAGTAGAAAACCAATGAATTTAATTGATAGAAGAGCTTAA